In a genomic window of Rubrobacter calidifluminis:
- a CDS encoding carbohydrate ABC transporter permease: MAVGQSTARREAAKPARLRRMLPNPIPLVLGLVWFVIAFYPVYYMFITSLRTQAGFLSGSLWLPPSNPTIENYLGVIQNGIGLYFLNSAFVTVISVVLIVAVSLLAAYAIARIRSRVVQFTFRVFLLGLAIPLQAAIIPIYVLIVHIGLYDTLYGLIPPQVAFGIPLTVLILVNFIRDIPNELYDSMVLDGSGHFRILRSLVFPLSRPALITVVIYNALQVWNNFLFPLILTQSSNVQTLPLALQQFQGQYGVNVPGLMAAVFLSVLPIIVLYVVARRQLLGGLTAGFGK, translated from the coding sequence ATGGCCGTAGGGCAGAGCACGGCCCGGAGGGAGGCGGCAAAACCGGCGCGGTTGAGGCGCATGCTCCCCAACCCCATCCCGCTCGTCCTGGGGCTGGTGTGGTTCGTCATAGCGTTCTACCCCGTCTACTACATGTTCATCACCAGCCTCAGGACCCAGGCGGGGTTCTTGAGCGGGAGCCTGTGGCTGCCACCCTCGAACCCGACGATAGAGAACTACCTGGGCGTCATCCAGAACGGGATAGGCCTCTACTTCCTGAACAGCGCCTTCGTCACGGTGATAAGCGTGGTGCTCATCGTGGCGGTCTCGCTGCTCGCGGCCTACGCGATAGCTAGGATCAGGAGCAGGGTGGTCCAGTTCACCTTCAGGGTGTTTCTTCTGGGGCTCGCGATCCCGTTGCAGGCGGCGATCATCCCGATCTACGTGCTCATCGTCCACATCGGGCTCTACGATACGCTCTACGGTCTGATCCCTCCGCAGGTCGCCTTCGGGATACCGCTTACGGTCCTGATCCTGGTGAACTTCATCCGCGACATCCCGAACGAGCTCTACGACTCGATGGTCCTCGACGGCAGCGGGCACTTCCGCATACTGCGGAGCCTGGTCTTCCCCCTCTCCCGTCCCGCCCTCATCACGGTAGTCATCTACAACGCGCTTCAGGTGTGGAACAACTTCCTCTTCCCCCTCATCCTGACGCAGAGCTCCAACGTCCAGACCCTGCCGCTGGCGCTGCAGCAGTTCCAGGGTCAGTACGGCGTGAACGTGCCGGGGCTCATGGCGGCGGTCTTCCTCTCGGTGCTGCCGATCATTGTGCTCTACGTGGTCGCACGCCGCCAGCTGCTCGGCGGGCTCACCGCGGGCTTCGGCAAGTAG